One window of the Magnolia sinica isolate HGM2019 chromosome 19, MsV1, whole genome shotgun sequence genome contains the following:
- the LOC131234380 gene encoding serine/threonine-protein kinase BLUS1-like isoform X7, translated as MEHLSEKRYPVSSKDYKLYEEVGEGVSATVYRALCIPLNEIVAIKVLDLEKCNNDLDGIRREVQTISLIDHPNVLRAHCSFTTDCSLWVVMPYMAGGSCLHIMKSSYPEGFEEPVIATLLCEVLKALVYLHSHGYIHRDVKAGNILIDANGSVKLADFGVSACMFDAGDRQRSRNTFVGTPCWMAPEVMQQLHGYDFKADIWSFGITALELAHGHAPFSKYPPMKVLLMTLQNAPPGLDYERDKRFSKSFKEMVATCLVKDPKKRLTSAKLLKHHFFKHARSNEYLTRTILNGLRPLGERFRMLKLKEADFLVQNKVMYGDKEQLSQQEYIRGISGWNFNLEDLKTQAALIEECDGISNIEDPDTNSKKKNGSDGSDFVPNMLSPKKVNHPSAVPVQKDGFNDLQNAKGSLASFPIRPLEALKGYFDVCEDDVNGSSPNCKDVIQSDSEQVFQLQQSSQAEDQETERHNGDVKRSSSLPKNIVIPGQCQRFFSGSLLPEHAVSSSRKVVADGDRENLRQKYPSEQYYSGPLSYRQKRDINNYASANMHSLDDTSEGTVVQQKGRFKVTSADVGPKVDIHGGASLCTAQMLYGSDTFAHAI; from the exons GATGGAATTCGTCGTGAGGTGCAAACAATAAGCTTGATTGATCATCCCAATGTATTACGGGCACATTGCTCATTCACCACGGATTGCAGCCTTTGGGTTGTGATGCCTTATATGGCTGGGGGATCTTGCCTTCATATAATGAAATCTTCTTATCCTGAAGGTTTTGAAGAGCCAGTTATTGCAACACTATTATGTGAAGTTTTGAAAGCTCTTGTATATCTCCACAGCCATGGGTACATCCACAGAGATGTTAAG GCAGGAAATATCCTAATTGATGCTAATGGTTCTGTCAAGTTAGCAGACTTTGGTGTTTCTGCTTGCATGTTTGATGCGGGGGATAGACAACGCTCTAGAAATACATTTGTGGGGACTCCATGCTG GATGGCCCCTGAAGTTATGCAGCAGTTACATGGATATGACTTTAA AGCGGACATTTGGTCATTTGGAATAACGGCCTTGGAACTTGCCCATGGCCATGCCCCATTTTCTAAGTATCCACCAATGAAG GTTCTGCTAATGACCTTACAAAATGCACCACCAGGCCTTGACTATGAAAGGGATAAGAGATTTTCTAAG TCTTTTAAAGAGATGGTAGCTACTTGCTTAGTGAAGGATCCAAAGAAGCGTCTCACTTCAGCAAAGCTTTTGAAGCACCATTTCTTTAAACATGCCCGTTCAAATGAATATTTGACTCGCACCATTCTTAACGGCCTTCGTCCACTTGGTGAACGTTTTAGGATGCTGAAG TTGAAAGAGGCAGATTTTCTCGTACAGAATAAGGTGATGTATGGGGACAAAGAACAGCTGTCACAG CAAGAATACATACGTGGAATCAGCGGGTGGAATTTTAATCTTGAGGATTTAAAAACTCAGGCTGCTCTG ATTGAGGAGTGTGATGGCATTTCCAATATCGAAGATCCAGACACAAATAGCAAGAAAAAGAATGGATCAGATGGTTCAGACTTTGTACCTAATATGCTGTCACCCAAAAAGGTTAACCATCCTAGTGCTGTTCCTGTGCAGAAG GATGGATTCAATGACCTTCAGAATGCAAAGGGTTCACTTGCTTCATTTCCAATTCGTCCTCTTGAGGCACTTAA AGGttattttgatgtttgtgaggaTGATGTCAATGGAAGCAGCCCTAATTGCAAGGATGTTATCCAATCAGATTCTGAACAAGTGTTTCAACTGCAGCAGTCATCACAAGCAGAGGACCAAGAAACTGAAAGGCATAATGGTGACGTGAAAAGAAGTAGCTCTTTACCCAAGAACATTGTCATTCCTGGACAATGTCAAAGATTCTTTAGTGGTTCACTTCTACCAGAGCATGCTGTTTCCTCTTCTAGAAAAGTTGTGGCAGATGGGGACAG GGAAAATCTCCGACAGAAGTATCCAAGTGAACAGTATTACAGTGGTCCATTATCTTATCGCCAAAAGAGGGATATCAATAATTATGCATCTG CAAACATGCATTCACTGGATGATACATCAGAAGGAACAGTTGTCCAACAGAAGGGGCGCTTCAAGGTCACATCAGCAGATGTTGGTCCGAAG GTGgatattcatggtggggcctcctTATGCACAGCTCAGATGTTGTATGGAAGTGACACATTTGCACATGCCATAT AA
- the LOC131234380 gene encoding uncharacterized protein LOC131234380 isoform X2, whose product MEHLSEKRYPVSSKDYKLYEEVGEGVSATVYRALCIPLNEIVAIKVLDLEKCNNDLDGIRREVQTISLIDHPNVLRAHCSFTTDCSLWVVMPYMAGGSCLHIMKSSYPEGFEEPVIATLLCEVLKALVYLHSHGYIHRDVKAGNILIDANGSVKLADFGVSACMFDAGDRQRSRNTFVGTPCWMAPEVMQQLHGYDFKADIWSFGITALELAHGHAPFSKYPPMKVLLMTLQNAPPGLDYERDKRFSKSFKEMVATCLVKDPKKRLTSAKLLKHHFFKHARSNEYLTRTILNGLRPLGERFRMLKLKEADFLVQNKVMYGDKEQLSQQEYIRGISGWNFNLEDLKTQAALIEECDGISNIEDPDTNSKKKNGSDGSDFVPNMLSPKKVNHPSAVPVQKDGFNDLQNAKGSLASFPIRPLEALKGYFDVCEDDVNGSSPNCKDVIQSDSEQVFQLQQSSQAEDQETERHNGDVKRSSSLPKNIVIPGQCQRFFSGSLLPEHAVSSSRKVVADGDSFFARKACIAVLIYLGKISDRSIQVNSITVVHYLIAKRGISIIMHLQTCIHWMIHQKEQLSNRRGASRSHQQMLVRRWIFMVGPPYAQLRCCMEVTHLHMPYGSPPNCSVNTIGQASTNSTIVAASLLPSLQYLLQQNALQREQLIKLTKCAEQTSGHRMEIPDAFTSDLPQLPPAPNRERELESQVLHLQQRIESIAKELQMLKMKNAQLERQLNALVWNKEEEERTWRENKQ is encoded by the exons GATGGAATTCGTCGTGAGGTGCAAACAATAAGCTTGATTGATCATCCCAATGTATTACGGGCACATTGCTCATTCACCACGGATTGCAGCCTTTGGGTTGTGATGCCTTATATGGCTGGGGGATCTTGCCTTCATATAATGAAATCTTCTTATCCTGAAGGTTTTGAAGAGCCAGTTATTGCAACACTATTATGTGAAGTTTTGAAAGCTCTTGTATATCTCCACAGCCATGGGTACATCCACAGAGATGTTAAG GCAGGAAATATCCTAATTGATGCTAATGGTTCTGTCAAGTTAGCAGACTTTGGTGTTTCTGCTTGCATGTTTGATGCGGGGGATAGACAACGCTCTAGAAATACATTTGTGGGGACTCCATGCTG GATGGCCCCTGAAGTTATGCAGCAGTTACATGGATATGACTTTAA AGCGGACATTTGGTCATTTGGAATAACGGCCTTGGAACTTGCCCATGGCCATGCCCCATTTTCTAAGTATCCACCAATGAAG GTTCTGCTAATGACCTTACAAAATGCACCACCAGGCCTTGACTATGAAAGGGATAAGAGATTTTCTAAG TCTTTTAAAGAGATGGTAGCTACTTGCTTAGTGAAGGATCCAAAGAAGCGTCTCACTTCAGCAAAGCTTTTGAAGCACCATTTCTTTAAACATGCCCGTTCAAATGAATATTTGACTCGCACCATTCTTAACGGCCTTCGTCCACTTGGTGAACGTTTTAGGATGCTGAAG TTGAAAGAGGCAGATTTTCTCGTACAGAATAAGGTGATGTATGGGGACAAAGAACAGCTGTCACAG CAAGAATACATACGTGGAATCAGCGGGTGGAATTTTAATCTTGAGGATTTAAAAACTCAGGCTGCTCTG ATTGAGGAGTGTGATGGCATTTCCAATATCGAAGATCCAGACACAAATAGCAAGAAAAAGAATGGATCAGATGGTTCAGACTTTGTACCTAATATGCTGTCACCCAAAAAGGTTAACCATCCTAGTGCTGTTCCTGTGCAGAAG GATGGATTCAATGACCTTCAGAATGCAAAGGGTTCACTTGCTTCATTTCCAATTCGTCCTCTTGAGGCACTTAA AGGttattttgatgtttgtgaggaTGATGTCAATGGAAGCAGCCCTAATTGCAAGGATGTTATCCAATCAGATTCTGAACAAGTGTTTCAACTGCAGCAGTCATCACAAGCAGAGGACCAAGAAACTGAAAGGCATAATGGTGACGTGAAAAGAAGTAGCTCTTTACCCAAGAACATTGTCATTCCTGGACAATGTCAAAGATTCTTTAGTGGTTCACTTCTACCAGAGCATGCTGTTTCCTCTTCTAGAAAAGTTGTGGCAGATGGGGACAG TTTCTTTGCAAGGAAGGCATGCATTGCTGTTTTGATTTATCTAG GGAAAATCTCCGACAGAAGTATCCAAGTGAACAGTATTACAGTGGTCCATTATCTTATCGCCAAAAGAGGGATATCAATAATTATGCATCTG CAAACATGCATTCACTGGATGATACATCAGAAGGAACAGTTGTCCAACAGAAGGGGCGCTTCAAGGTCACATCAGCAGATGTTGGTCCGAAG GTGgatattcatggtggggcctcctTATGCACAGCTCAGATGTTGTATGGAAGTGACACATTTGCACATGCCATAT GGTTCTCCTCCAAATTGCTCTGTGAATACTATTGGTCAAGCTTCAACTAACTCTACCATTGTGGCTGCCTCCCTGCTTCCGTCGTTGCAATATCTATTACAGCAGAATGCTTTGCAAAGG GAGCAACTAATTAAACTGACCAAATGTGCAGAGCAAACATCTG GCCACCGGATGGAGATTCCTGATGCATTTACTAGTGACCTACCACAG CTTCCTCCAGCTCCGAATAGAGAAAGAGAATTGGAGTCTCAGGTGCTCCATCTGCAGCAACG CATCGAGAGCATTGCCAAAGAGTTGCAGATGTTGAAGATGAAGAATGCTCAG CTGGAGCGACAATTGAATGCGCTAGTGTGGAAcaaggaagaagaggagaggacATGGAGAGAGAATAAGCAGTGA